The nucleotide sequence ACCAACTGCTCGCCCAGCTCGAAGCCCGTCACCATGTGCAAAAGCCGATCCTGATCCACGCCATTTTGGAGACCGCCGAGGGCGTGAAAAACGTCGAGGCCATCGCCAGCGCCTCGCCGCGCATGCACGGCATGAGCCTCGGCCCGGCGGACCTTGCCGCCTCGCGGGCAATGAAGACGACGCGGGTCGGCGGCGGCCACCCCGACTATCGCGTGCTGGCCGATGTCGCCGAGGCCGGCGCATCGCGTGCCAGCGCCCAACAGGACTTGTGGCATTATACCGTCGCCAAGATGGTCGACGCCTGTGCGGCGAACGGCATCAAGCCGTTCTATGGCCCGTTCGGCGATTTCTCCGACGCGGGAGCCTGCGAGGCGCAGTTCCGCAACGCCTTCCTGATGGGCTGCGCCGGGGCGTGGTCGCTGCACCCCAGCCAGATCGATATCGCCAAGACGGTGTTCTCGCCCGACCCCGACGAGGTGCGGTTCGCCAAGAAAATCCTCGACGCCATGCCGGACGGCTCCGGCGCGGTGATGATCGATGGCAAGATGCAGGATGACGCCACCTGGAAGCAGGCCAAGGTGATCGTCGACCTCGCCCGCATCGTCGCCGCCAAGGATCCAGCGCTCGCGGCCGAATACGGGCTTTGACGGCACCGCTGCGAACGCGAATCCGCGTCTCGTTTTAAGCCGTTGCGAAACAACGAAGGTCTCGATCCCGGTCGAGATCTTCTGCCGCTTGCGGCGGGCGCATTTCGACACGGCGGCAGGTCATATCTTGAGTCCGCAATCGGCGTTAAATGTTTGTTTTCAAGTGGAAAAAACTTGATCCGCTGGGGCCTGCCCCCGGCCACGCATCCGCGGCTGCGGGCTGGGCTATATTACGGTGCCTTGACACCCTGGAGGCGGTCACATAGGTCACCCCCGTCCGGGGACTGCTCTGCCATGAAACCGAGGGTCGCCAAGTTTCGCATCGGCGAAGTGGTTCGCCACCGCCTCTACCCCTTCCGCGGGGTGGTGTTCGACGTCGACCCGACCTTCAGCAACACTGAAGACTGGTGGCTCGCCATTCCCGAAGAGTCCCGGCCGGACAAGAACCAGCCATTCTACCACCTGTTCGCGGAAAACGCCGAGACCGAGTACATCGCCTACGTCTCCGAACAGAATCTGGAGGCTGATACCTCGGGCGAGCCGATCCGCCACCCGCAGGTTGCCGAGATCTTCGAGACCGACGACGACGGCGGCTACCGCACCCGGTCCGTCGTACTGCACTGACCCCCGCGCCGCTGCGCGAGCCCGGTCGTGCGACGACTGCCGTTTCCGGCACTGCCGCGCCTATTTGCCAGAAGCCATGATCGCGTTGGCCTCGTCGGCCTTCGAAGACAATGTTGCGGCCCACGCGAAGAATCCCGACAGCGCGCCGTGTTGCATCGCTGTTTCCCGCTGGCATAACGGCGAACACCACCGGGAACCCGCTAGGCGCTGTCTCATTTACGACACAGCCGCCGGACTAGGCTTGCAGCGCCGAACGCAAGCGCGGCCTGTACTTTCCCGCCGTGACGGTGATCGACGCTCGATGATCGACTCAACCTTTGGAGAGGCGCCATGAGGGTTCCCAACCGAAAGCCGCCAACCAAGGCCGAACTGATCGCGGACGGCGTGGTGCATGGGGTGGGCCTCACGGCGGGCATGGTCGGCACCCTGGTGTTGTTGATCGTCGCGACGGCGTACGGCGAGGCACGGCATGTCATCGCTGCCGCGGTCTATGCGTTCGGGCTCCTGGCGATGCTGTCGTGCTCCGCCGCCTATAACCTGCTGCGCGACCACCCGCGACGCGGCATCCTGCGCGGGCTCGACCATTCCGCCATCTATGTGATGATCGCCGGCAGCTACACCCCATTTCTCACCACCCTCAAGGACGCATGGGTGGTGGGGCTGACCGGCTCGATGTGGGTGCTGGCCGGCATCGGCATCCTGCTCAAGATGGCGCTGCCCAATGTCAACGAGGCGGTCTCGATCTCGTTCTATCTGGCGCTGGGCTGGATGGGCATCATCGCGTTCTGGCCGCTGACGGAGACGCTGGGCCAGACGACATTGACCCTGCTCGCGGTGGGCGGGGTGATCTATTCGGTCGGCGTCATTTTCCACGTCGTGGAAAAGATCCCGTTCAACAACGCGATCTGGCACACCTTTGTGCTTGGCGCTGCGGTGATCCACTATATTGCGGTCATCCGCACCGTCCGGGCGACCTGACACGAATCCGCGCTGCTGTGGACTCAGTGTTGTTTTCGAATGGCCGAAACAGACTTCCAGATCACGGGTTTTTCGGCGCGATCGTTTCGGATGTCACGACGTGATCGGCCGGCAATCTGGGCGTGGCGGCACGCGCGCCAGGTTGGTTCGCGCCTCACTTCCGCGCGATCCACTGCACCACCGGCAGCGCCGGGCGCCAGGCGGTGAGGCCGCCGACCGGGCCAGCGCGCTCGATGGCGATCCGGATCAGGCTGCCACCGACTTTTCCCTGCCAAGCCAACACTATGGCCTCGGTTTCCAGCGTCACGGCATTGACCACCAGCCGGCCGCCAGGCTTGAGCGCTGCCCACGCCGCCTCGATCACCCCCGCCTCCCCGGCGCCGCCGCCGATGAACACCGCGTCGGGCGCCGGCAGCCCGGCCAGTGCCGCCGGCGCCGTGCCGAGCTTGAGGTCGAACCGCGGCACCCCCAGCGCCAGCGCGTTGCGCTGGGCGCGGGCCAGACGGCCGGCGCTGGCCTCGATGCCGATGGCGTGGGTTGCCGGGTGGGCCAGCAGCCACTCGATGCCGATCGAGCCGGCGCCAGCGCCGACATCCCACAGCAACTCGCCGGGGCGCGGGGCGAGGCTGGACAGCGTCAATGCCCGCACCTCCCGCTTGGTGAGCTGACCATCGCTCTCGAACAACTCGTCCGGCAGGCCGGCAACCGCCGGCATGATGGTGGCGCCCGCCGCGGCCTCCGCCTCGATTGCTACCGCTACCGGAGCGTTAATTTCGGTTACATCGAAGCCTGACGCCGTCGTCGTCCGGGTCCGCTCGCGTGGGCCGCCGACCGCCTCCAGCACGGTGAGCCGCGAGGGGCCAAAGCCGAGGTCGGCGAGGTAGGCCGCAAGCAGCGCCGGGGCCGCACCGTCCCGCAACAGCACGATCAGCCGAGCGCCCGGCGCAAGGTGCGGCCTGAGCGTCTCCATCGGCCGGGCGTGGAGGCCGAGTGTCGCGGTTTCCTCTAGCCGCCAGCGCAGCCGTGCCGCCGCGAGGGCAAAGGTCGAGGGCGCCGGCACCACCACCATTTCCTCCGCCGCCACCGCGCGGGCCAGCGCCGCGCCGGCGCCAAACCAGAACGGATCGCCCGAGGCCAGCACCGCCACCCGCTCGCCGCGGCGGGCGACCAGCTTGGGGATCGAGGCCGCGAACGGTACCTCCCACTCGAGCTCCGGCTTGCCGAGCGACTTGACGAGGTCGAGGTGACGGCGGCCGCCGGCCACCAGCTCGGCCGCGTCGAGCAGCGCGCGCGCCGCCGGCGTCAGCCCGTCCAAACCATCCTCATTGACGCCGATGATGGACAACCACGGTCCCGGCGTGCCATCGCTCGCGCTCATGACCCAACCTCTACGCCTTCTCATCCTCGGCGGCTCGACCGAGGCGACCCGGCTCGCCGCCGCGCTCGCCCAGGATGCCGCCTATGCCGCCACCGTGTCGTTCGCCGGTCGCACCGAGGCCATCGTGCCGCCGCCAGTGCCATATCGCGTCGGCGGCTTCGGCGGAATCGACGGCCTCGTGCAATATCTCATGTCCGAGCGCATCGACGGCCTGATCGACGCCACCCACCCGTTCGCCGCGCAGATGAAGGCCCACGCCGTCACCGCCGCCAAGCTGGCCGGCGTGCCGCTGCTCGGGCTCGAGCGGCCGGCCTGGACCGCCGGACCCGGCGACCGCTGGACCGAGGTCGATCGCATGGACGCCGCGGTCGATGCCCTCGGCGACAAGCGGCGGCGGGTCTTTCTCGGCATCGGCCGGCTGAACCTCCATCTGTTCGCGCGGGCGCCGCAGCACGCCTATCTGGTGCGGCTGGTCGACCCGCCGCGCGAGGCGTTGCCGCTGCCCGACGTCGAGGTGGTGGTGGCGCGCGGCCCGTTCCACGACGCCGCCGACCGCGCCATGCTGGAGCGGTTTGGCGCCGAGATGGTGGTGACAAAGAACTCCGGTGGCACGGCTGCCGACGCCAAGCTGGTCGCCGCCCGTGCGCTCGGGCTGCCGGTGGTCATGGTGCGCCGCCCGGCGGTGCCGGAACGGCAGGTGGTGGCGACGGTCGCCGACGCTTTGGGCTGGCTTTCGCGCCTGGCTTCCGAGACTCCTGCATAACCTGTCGGAACCCTATCGTCCCCCTACGCGGCGCGGGGTGTAGACGAACGGCCGCCCGCCCGGCCTTGCCACCAGCCGGGTCTGGGACGAGCCGACCAGCACCACCGTGCGCATGTCGGCGCGCTCGGCCTCGGCATCGCTGAGTGGCACAATGTCGATGCGCTCGTCCGGCTCGCTCACCGCGTGGGCGAACACCACCGGCGTCGCGGCCGGGCGAACGCCGCGCAGCAGCTCGAACGCCTGATGGAGCTGCCAGGGCCGTGCCCGCGACAGCGGGTTGTAGAGCGCGATGGCGAAATCGGCCTCCGCCGCCAGCAGCAGGCGTCGGGTCACCAGTTCCCACGGCTTGAGGTTGTCGGACAGGTTGATGGCGCAGAAATCGTGACCGAGCGGAGCGCCGACCCGCGCTGCCGCCGCCAGCATGGCGGTGATGCCGGGCACCACCTCGACGTCGATCTCGCGCCAGGCCGGCTCGCCGCCCTCGATCGCCTCGAACAGCGCCGCCGCCATGGCGAACACGCCGGGGTCGCCCGACGACACCACCGCAACGCGCCGGCCGGCCGCCGCCAGCGCCAGGGCGTGGCGGGCGCGGTCGAGCTCCTCGCGATTGTCGGAGCCGTGGCACACCTGCCCGGGCCGTCCCGACACCCGCGCAAGATAGGGGCCGTAGCCGACGAGGTCGGTGGCGTCGGCGAGCACGGCCGTCGCCTCCGGCGTCACCAGCCGCGCCGCGCCGGGGCCGAGCCCGACCACGACGATACGGCCGGTCACGGCCGCCGCCCCTCGCCCGGCACCAGCACCATGGCGAAATAGGGCGCCTCGTCGTCGTCCTTGTCGGTCAGCGGCATCACCACCTGGTCCGCCATGGTGCCGCGCTCAACATAGATCGCGCGGTCGAGGAAGCCGGCGATCGACAGCGCCCGGCGCACCTTGGCAAGGTTGCGGCCGATCTTCATCACCACCAGCGCGTCGGCGGTCTCGATCTGGGCGATCATGCTGCCCTCGTCCAGCGTCGCCGGCACCACCACCAGCACGTCGTCGCCATAGGTCATCGGCTGGTCGGCCGCGGTCCAGCAGCCGGCCATGCCGGAAATGCCGGGCACCACCTCGACCTTGGCGCGGTCCTTGAGCCGGCTGTGCAGATGCATGAACGAGCCGTAGAGGAACGGATCGCCCTCGCACAGCACCACGACGTCGCGGCCCTCGGCCGCCAGTGCCGCCAGCCGGTCGGCGCTGGCCTGGTAGAACGGCCGCAGCGCCTCGCCATAGGCCGGGTCGTCCGCCGCAATCTCGGTGGTAACAGGGTATTCAAGCGCCATCTCGGTGGCGCCCGGCTTGAGCATGCCCTCGACGATGGTGCGGGCGTGGCCCGGCCGATCCGGCTTGCGGAAGAAGGCGACCACGTCGGCCTGCGTGACCAGCCGCGCCGCCTTGAGGCTGATCAGATCGGGATCGCCGGGGCCAAGCCCGACGCCGTAGATGGTTCCGCTCATAGGCCCTGCCCCCTTGCTGTGGCGCCGAACGCGCCGGCCGGTTGCGGGCAGTGCGCGGCCCGCCCGCGATGTTCGACGGCGTTCTGCGAACAGACGCCCCGGCTATTCCCGCTCGCTGGCCAGGGCGTTGACCGCGGCCGCGGTCATGGCGCTGCCGCCGCGTCGCCCGCGCACCACCGCCGCCGGCACCCGGCCGTCGGCCAGCAGCGCTTCCTTCGATTCGGCGGCGCCGACGAAGCCGACCGGCATGCCGATCACCGCCGCCGGCGGCACGATTCCCGGCTGTGCCAGCATCTCCAGTAGGCGGAACAGCGCGGTCGGCGCGTTGCCGATCGCCACCACCGCACCGGCGAGATGCGGACGCCACAACTCCAGCGCGGCGGCACTGCGGGTGGTGCGGAGGTCCTCGGCAAGCCGGGCCACCCGAGCATCGCCGAGCGTGCAAATCACCTCGTTCGCCGCCGGCAACCGGGCGCGGGTGACGCCGTCGGCCACCATGCGGGCGTCGCAGAGGATCGGCGCGCCGGCCTTCAACGCCGCCGCGGCCGCGGCCGCAAAACCCCGGACGAACACGATGTCGTCGGCAACCTCCACCATGCCGCAGGCATGGATGACCCGCACCGCCACCTTCTCCTCGCCGGCATCGAAACGGTCGAGCCGCGCTTCGGCGCGGATGATGGCGAACGACCTCGCATAGATCGCCGCGCCGTCTTTCTCATAGGCGTATGTCATCGGGGCACTTCGATAGGACCGCCACGCCGGCGTCAACCGCGATCGAGGCGCCCGCGGCGCTTGACCCACGGAATTTGAATGACCGAATTCGGCGCCGGAATCGCCGCAGCGACAATTCGCGTCAGGCCAATCGCGCCAATTCGAATTGTGCCAATTCGAATTCCGCATGGTGTCCGGTCGCTGCACAGTTAAGCTCCGCGTATAAGAAGCCGCCACGGCCGACAGCGGGTCGGCCGGCGGCAAGGCGATGGTTGGGGGAGCGAGGTCGATGGCTGCGCGGGTTCTCATGTTCCAGGGCACTGGCTCCGACGTCGGCAAATCGCTGCTAGTGGCTGGGCTCGCCCGCCTGTTCGCCCGCCGCGGCGTCACGGTCCGGCCGTTCAAGCCGCAGAACATGTCCAACAACGCCGCGGTGACCGCTGACGGCGGCGAGATCGGCCGCTCGCAGGCGCTGCAGGCACGGGCGGCGTTGGCGCTGACCTCGGTGCACATGAACCCGGTGCTGCTCAAGCCGCAGGGCGGGAACGGCGCGCAGATCGTGGTGCAGGGCAAGGTGTGGGGCGAAGCCTCGCCCCGCGACTATCAGGCGGCCAAGAAGACGCTGATGCCCTACGTGCTGGACAGCTTCGACAGGTTGAAGGCGGAAGCCGACCTCGTGCTGGTCGAGGGCGCCGGCGCCGCCGGCGAAATCAACCTGCGCGCCAACGACATCGCCAATATGGGGTTCGCCCAGGCGGCCCAAGTCCCGGTGGTGCTGGTGGGCGACATCGACCGCGGCGGCGTCATCGCCAGCCTGGTCGGCACCCGCGCCGTGCTGACGCGGGACGACGCCCGCCTCATCGCCGGTTTCATCGTCAACAAGATGCGCGGCGACCCCGGCTTGTTCGCCGACGGCATGGCGTTTGTCGCCGCCCATACCGGCTGGGCGCCGGTCGGGCTGGTGCCGTTCTTCGATGCCGCCCACAAGCTGCCGGCCGAGGACGCCATGAGCCTGCTCGGCTCGGCCGAGCCCGGCCGCACCCGTGCCGCCTGGGTCACCGCTGGGCCGCTGACACCGGCGGGCCTTTCCGCCGACCCGTCCGCCGGCCTGGCCGGCGCGGCGGCCGCCCTGGGCCGGCGACTGCGGGTGGTGGCGCCGGTGCTGCCGAACATCGCCAACTTCGACGACCTCGACCCGCTGAAGCTCGAACCGGCGGTCGAGTTGATCCTGCTGCACGACGGTGCGCCGCTACCGGTCGACGCCGATTTCGTGGTGTTGCCCGGCTCGAAGGCGACCATCGCCGACCTCGCCGTCCTGCGGGCAGCCGGCTGGGACGCCGACCTCATCGCCTACGCCCGCCGCGGCGGGCGCATCCTCGGCCTGTGCGGCGGCTACCAGATGCTGGGCCACACCGTATCCGACCCCGATGGCGTCGAGGGCGTGCGCGCCAACGTGCCGGGGCTCGGCCTGCTCGACATCGACACCGTGCTGACCTCCGACAAGACGCTGGCGGCGGCGGCGGGCGAAACGATCGCCGACGGCGTGCCGTTCGCCGGCTACGAGATGCACATGGGCCGCTCGGCCGGCCCGGCAACGACGCGACCGATGGTGCGGCTGAAGGACGGCCGCGTCGACGGCGCCACCTCCCCGGACGGCCGCATCGCCGGCTGCTACGTCCACGGCCTGTTCGCCGACAATCGCCAGCGTGCCGCCTGGCTCGCCCGGCTCGACGCCCCGCCGAGCGGACTGGACTACGACGCCACCGTCGATGCCACGCTCGATGCGTTGGCCGACCACCTCGCCGCCCATCTCGACATCGACATGCTGCTGCACCTGGCGCACTGATAAAAAGCGCCCGGACAGGCCGCGCTACCGGAAATCCTCGACATAGGTCATGACGAGGTAGAGCACCGCCTCGGCCGAGGCGAGGTTCTTGTAGCGGTGCGGCACGTCGGCCTCGAACAGCACGGCGTCGCCCTCGCTCAGCACCACCGGCGGCTCGCGGCCGGACACGATCTCGACCGTGCCCTGCAACACCACCAGGTTCTCCCGCGTGCCGGCAACGTGCGCCTCGGCGTGCTCGACGTGGCGCGGCGCCAGCCGCAGCTCGTAGAACTCGAACCGCCGCTCGGCGTCGAACGGAAACAGCGCGCGCGAGGTGAAGCGGCCCTCACTCGAAGACAGGATCTTGGAGTCGTCCCGGCGCATCACCACCACCGGGGCCGGACCCTGCGCCGCCGTCAGCGCCGCGAACGGCATCGCCAGCGCGTTGGCGACCTTCCACAGGATCTTGATGGTCGGCACGCTCTTGCCGGTCTCGATCTGACCCAGCATCGCGCGGCTGACGCCGGACAGATGCGCGAGCCGTTCAAGCGACAGGCCGCGGCGGGTGCGGATGCGGCGCAGGTTGGCGCCGACGATCACCGCAAGACCGTCGAACTCGTCCTCCGACGGGGTGTGCACCGGTCTATGGCCGTTGGCGGCCAGGCTCGCGGAAGCCGTCGGCGGCGGCGCCGCTTCCGCATCCGATGACATGAACTCATCCCGCATGGACGCGGTCCGACCCTGCGACCGGAACCGAAACCGGCATCAGCACCATCATCATCATCGGCACCCACATCACGTTGGTCGGCGCCGGCGCCGCGGTCACGGCGCTATCATCGCGCTTGGTCTGGCGCTGGGCGCGGTAGGCCGCGAGGTCGATCACGGCGGCGGTCAATGCGGTGGTTTCGGTCGGTGTCAACATGACGGAATTTTTCCAGGAAATCGGACCCACCCGCAAGAGAAGCGAAATTCAATCTAGAGCTATCTTGCAGCGTTTCATTCTCGACCGCCGTCGCACCGAAAACGGTTCATTCCTTCGTTCCAGGATGGAACAGCGCAGCACCGCGCCGGCGCCTGCGACCGTGCGCGAGCGGACGACCGCAACCGGAATCGGCGCCAAACTGCGATGGCGTGCGGATGCCGATGCGGCCGGGTCAATCAGGCCGCTTGGCTTCCGGTTGATCACGTCATGCCCGGAAGCGCGCTCGCCGAAACGCCGCGTGCGAGCACGGAATTCCGGCGAGCGTCATACGGCGAGGACGTGATCCGTCATTCCGTTTCCGGGAGATCCCTTCGGGGTCCCGGAAACAAGTTCGCCGAAAACCCCTTCACAAAGAAGGGGTTTTCCGGCGAACGGAATACGGTTCTCCGGCCTGATCAGCCGGAAGCCATATCAGAGGCTTGATCAGCCGTGGCGGTGGGTCCGCGCAAGGGCGTCGCTGAATCGCCATTCCAGCAGCGACTTGACGACGAGGGTGACGAGCGCGAGCCCGGCCAACAGCGATGCGACCGCGAAGGCGCCGACGAAGGCGTACTCGTTGTAGAGAATCTCCACCTGCAGCGGCATGGTGTTGGTGAGGCCGCGGATATGGCCCGACACCACCGACACCGCGCCGAACTCGCCCATCGCGCGGGCATTGGCGAGCAGCACGCCGTAGAGCAGCGCCCACTTCACGTTGGGCAGCGTGACGGTGAGAAACATGCGAAAGCCGGAGGCGCCGAGCGTCAGTGCCGCTTCCTCCTCGGCGGTCCCCTGCTCCTGCATCAGCGGGATCAGCTCACGGGCGACGAATGGGAAGGTGACGAAGATCGTCGCCAGCACCAAGCCGGGCACGGCGAAGATGATCTTGATGTCGTGGGTCTGGAGGAAGGCGCCGAACACGCCGTGGGCGCCGAACAGCAGCACGAACACCAGGCCCGACACCACCGGCGACACCGAAAACGGCAGGTCGATGAAGGTGACGAGGATGCTCTTGCCGACGAACTCGAACTTGGCGATCGCCCACGCCGCGGCGATGCCGAACACCACGTTCATCGGCACCGCGATCACCGCCACCAACAGCGTCAGCCGGATCGCAGCCTGGGTGTCGGGATCGGCAAACGAGGCGAAATAGGCGGCAGCGCCGCGGCGCAGCGCCTCGGCGAACACCGCCACCAACGGCAGCACCAGGAACAACGCCAGGAAGCCGACCGCGGC is from Blastochloris viridis and encodes:
- a CDS encoding HpcH/HpaI aldolase/citrate lyase family protein, with amino-acid sequence MKLPRNFYKPLAIGAPAPLRELPVRLERMIHFVPPHMEKVRAKVPELIAKVDVVLGNLEDAIPIEAKEAARRGFIEMAKASDFGSTGLWTRINALNSPWVLDDLVEIVREVGGKLDVVMLPKVEGPWDIHYLDQLLAQLEARHHVQKPILIHAILETAEGVKNVEAIASASPRMHGMSLGPADLAASRAMKTTRVGGGHPDYRVLADVAEAGASRASAQQDLWHYTVAKMVDACAANGIKPFYGPFGDFSDAGACEAQFRNAFLMGCAGAWSLHPSQIDIAKTVFSPDPDEVRFAKKILDAMPDGSGAVMIDGKMQDDATWKQAKVIVDLARIVAAKDPALAAEYGL
- the hspQ gene encoding heat shock protein HspQ, with translation MKPRVAKFRIGEVVRHRLYPFRGVVFDVDPTFSNTEDWWLAIPEESRPDKNQPFYHLFAENAETEYIAYVSEQNLEADTSGEPIRHPQVAEIFETDDDGGYRTRSVVLH
- the trhA gene encoding PAQR family membrane homeostasis protein TrhA — translated: MRVPNRKPPTKAELIADGVVHGVGLTAGMVGTLVLLIVATAYGEARHVIAAAVYAFGLLAMLSCSAAYNLLRDHPRRGILRGLDHSAIYVMIAGSYTPFLTTLKDAWVVGLTGSMWVLAGIGILLKMALPNVNEAVSISFYLALGWMGIIAFWPLTETLGQTTLTLLAVGGVIYSVGVIFHVVEKIPFNNAIWHTFVLGAAVIHYIAVIRTVRAT
- a CDS encoding bifunctional cobalt-precorrin-7 (C(5))-methyltransferase/cobalt-precorrin-6B (C(15))-methyltransferase, which produces MSASDGTPGPWLSIIGVNEDGLDGLTPAARALLDAAELVAGGRRHLDLVKSLGKPELEWEVPFAASIPKLVARRGERVAVLASGDPFWFGAGAALARAVAAEEMVVVPAPSTFALAAARLRWRLEETATLGLHARPMETLRPHLAPGARLIVLLRDGAAPALLAAYLADLGFGPSRLTVLEAVGGPRERTRTTTASGFDVTEINAPVAVAIEAEAAAGATIMPAVAGLPDELFESDGQLTKREVRALTLSSLAPRPGELLWDVGAGAGSIGIEWLLAHPATHAIGIEASAGRLARAQRNALALGVPRFDLKLGTAPAALAGLPAPDAVFIGGGAGEAGVIEAAWAALKPGGRLVVNAVTLETEAIVLAWQGKVGGSLIRIAIERAGPVGGLTAWRPALPVVQWIARK
- a CDS encoding cobalt-precorrin-6A reductase produces the protein MTQPLRLLILGGSTEATRLAAALAQDAAYAATVSFAGRTEAIVPPPVPYRVGGFGGIDGLVQYLMSERIDGLIDATHPFAAQMKAHAVTAAKLAGVPLLGLERPAWTAGPGDRWTEVDRMDAAVDALGDKRRRVFLGIGRLNLHLFARAPQHAYLVRLVDPPREALPLPDVEVVVARGPFHDAADRAMLERFGAEMVVTKNSGGTAADAKLVAARALGLPVVMVRRPAVPERQVVATVADALGWLSRLASETPA
- the cobJ gene encoding precorrin-3B C(17)-methyltransferase; the protein is MTGRIVVVGLGPGAARLVTPEATAVLADATDLVGYGPYLARVSGRPGQVCHGSDNREELDRARHALALAAAGRRVAVVSSGDPGVFAMAAALFEAIEGGEPAWREIDVEVVPGITAMLAAAARVGAPLGHDFCAINLSDNLKPWELVTRRLLLAAEADFAIALYNPLSRARPWQLHQAFELLRGVRPAATPVVFAHAVSEPDERIDIVPLSDAEAERADMRTVVLVGSSQTRLVARPGGRPFVYTPRRVGGR
- a CDS encoding precorrin-2 C(20)-methyltransferase; protein product: MSGTIYGVGLGPGDPDLISLKAARLVTQADVVAFFRKPDRPGHARTIVEGMLKPGATEMALEYPVTTEIAADDPAYGEALRPFYQASADRLAALAAEGRDVVVLCEGDPFLYGSFMHLHSRLKDRAKVEVVPGISGMAGCWTAADQPMTYGDDVLVVVPATLDEGSMIAQIETADALVVMKIGRNLAKVRRALSIAGFLDRAIYVERGTMADQVVMPLTDKDDDEAPYFAMVLVPGEGRRP
- a CDS encoding precorrin-8X methylmutase, with amino-acid sequence MTYAYEKDGAAIYARSFAIIRAEARLDRFDAGEEKVAVRVIHACGMVEVADDIVFVRGFAAAAAAALKAGAPILCDARMVADGVTRARLPAANEVICTLGDARVARLAEDLRTTRSAAALELWRPHLAGAVVAIGNAPTALFRLLEMLAQPGIVPPAAVIGMPVGFVGAAESKEALLADGRVPAAVVRGRRGGSAMTAAAVNALASERE
- a CDS encoding cobyric acid synthase is translated as MAARVLMFQGTGSDVGKSLLVAGLARLFARRGVTVRPFKPQNMSNNAAVTADGGEIGRSQALQARAALALTSVHMNPVLLKPQGGNGAQIVVQGKVWGEASPRDYQAAKKTLMPYVLDSFDRLKAEADLVLVEGAGAAGEINLRANDIANMGFAQAAQVPVVLVGDIDRGGVIASLVGTRAVLTRDDARLIAGFIVNKMRGDPGLFADGMAFVAAHTGWAPVGLVPFFDAAHKLPAEDAMSLLGSAEPGRTRAAWVTAGPLTPAGLSADPSAGLAGAAAALGRRLRVVAPVLPNIANFDDLDPLKLEPAVELILLHDGAPLPVDADFVVLPGSKATIADLAVLRAAGWDADLIAYARRGGRILGLCGGYQMLGHTVSDPDGVEGVRANVPGLGLLDIDTVLTSDKTLAAAAGETIADGVPFAGYEMHMGRSAGPATTRPMVRLKDGRVDGATSPDGRIAGCYVHGLFADNRQRAAWLARLDAPPSGLDYDATVDATLDALADHLAAHLDIDMLLHLAH
- a CDS encoding helix-turn-helix domain-containing protein, producing MSSDAEAAPPPTASASLAANGHRPVHTPSEDEFDGLAVIVGANLRRIRTRRGLSLERLAHLSGVSRAMLGQIETGKSVPTIKILWKVANALAMPFAALTAAQGPAPVVVMRRDDSKILSSSEGRFTSRALFPFDAERRFEFYELRLAPRHVEHAEAHVAGTRENLVVLQGTVEIVSGREPPVVLSEGDAVLFEADVPHRYKNLASAEAVLYLVMTYVEDFR
- the cysW gene encoding sulfate ABC transporter permease subunit CysW — encoded protein: MSDSAMFGPVPSRSQIAPVTGERPLTRWLLIAAAVGFLALFLVLPLVAVFAEALRRGAAAYFASFADPDTQAAIRLTLLVAVIAVPMNVVFGIAAAWAIAKFEFVGKSILVTFIDLPFSVSPVVSGLVFVLLFGAHGVFGAFLQTHDIKIIFAVPGLVLATIFVTFPFVARELIPLMQEQGTAEEEAALTLGASGFRMFLTVTLPNVKWALLYGVLLANARAMGEFGAVSVVSGHIRGLTNTMPLQVEILYNEYAFVGAFAVASLLAGLALVTLVVKSLLEWRFSDALARTHRHG